A stretch of DNA from Pseudomonas sp. HN11:
GCGCCCCAGATCGTCCGTTTCGTAAAGGTATTGATGCTCGCCTGTTCGATATTTTATGTCAGGCTTTAATTTCCCGCCTTTCTGGAGGTGCGAGCCATCTGTAATGATGTCGCTTTTTATTTTGGCGCCATCTTTCGCTTTTGGAAGCTCTGGCTGTTGTGCAAGTCTTTCCAGAGTTTCTTTTTCTGTCCGTTCTGATGCTTCCTTAGCCGCTTTTTGCGCCACTTGTTGCGCTGCCTCTGACCCGAGGCGGTGCACGCCCTTGCCAACCAGTACGCCTCCTTTTATCGCATCGCCAACAAAGGGTATAGCCGCTACTGCTGACAGACTAGCATTGACCGCATCGCCCTCAGCAGCGTAGATCCCCGCGTTGATCAGGTCTGGGATAGCACCCAGTCCAGGCACGAAGCCCAACGCATCCAAGCCGCCATGAACCCACGGGCTCGCGCTTCCCCACCAGCCTTTTTCTGCGTCTGTTTCTGCCTCTGTCGGCGGATTCGCCTGTGTGGCGGGGACGGCAGCGGGTGCGGTTTCTCCCACTACTCGACCTATGGTGTTGCCGTTTGCGTTCGTTCCACCTGGGCTTCGGTTCAAGCGTGGATCAGGATAGTCGGGCAGCGGAACAGGCAGTGCTTCTTTTTGCAGTGCTACATACTCGGCATAGGTCATTTCCTGTTGGGTCAGCAGCGTCTTTCCTTCATAGACCTGAACAGTCACGCCCCAGCCATTCTCAAAACTAGCGAAGACCTTGCCACCATATGGCACGAAGGATTTGTTGATGTTGATATTTAACGGCTCGGTCATGGTCTAGACCCCATTCATCCAGAACATGTCGTCATGGCGCACCACCAACTTCCCTTCAGCCCGCACCGTGCTGCTCTTCTCCAACGGGTAGCATTTTCCGCCGACGGTGTTGCTCTTGATGCCTTTGGCGGCGCCAGCCCCATCACCCTTGGTGGTCGGCACCAGGCTCTTATCGAACACCACCATTGGCTTGCCGTTGGCACGTACCGATTTGGCCACGCCGGTAGCGGTATTCAGTTCAGCCGTGACGGGGTAGGGCACCGGCGGGATGGCGCTGCCCATCGGCGTCTTGCACACATCGGGGACGATGCTGACCACTTTCCATTTGCCCTGCTTGCGAGCGATGACGTTATCGGCCATGTCAGAGCACCTCCTTGTTCATGCGCTTGATTAGCGCTGCGCTCGGATCGGTCTCGAAGCGCGCTTCCAGCACGCGAATGCCCAGGTGATTGGGCAGGCTGATGCGATGGGTCAAGGCCAGGGTCATGGTCTCGGTGTCGATGCGCAGGGTGTCGGTGAGCATGGGCAGTGGCAGCATGGCGCCGTTGTGCAGGCGCATCAGCACAAAGGGGCGATGGCCGGGCAGTTCGACGCACAACGTGCCGTCGGGGGTGAGGTCGGGATTGGTCAGGTTGAACAGCTCAAGACGAAACGCAGGCGGTGGAAAATCAATCTGCTGATCAACCGGTGCGCCGTTCCAGTAGGCAAAGTCGAAATCCCGCGGCAATCCCGGCCAGCGCTCTCGCTGCCAGACTTCGTCGTAGCTCCCGGCCAATGGTAGGCGCGGTGCCCAAGCACGTCCCACTATTCCAAACCCGGTCGGTTGGTTTTTGTAGCTGGCCGCGACCTGCGCCATGCCGTGGGCGTCGAGTTCACCCTCGGGATGTTTGACCCGCTCCAGGCGCCACACGGGGTTGTGGATGGGTTCGATCTGCGGCGCGGGCAGCTCGCGCAGCGGCTTGTCCAAGTGATAGCCGAGGTCTTCCTGGCGTTTTTCAATCCAGCCCCGGCCCAGCGGGTTGCTGTAACAGACTTCGTTGAGCAGATAGGGCGGAGTATTTGTATCAACCGCGTGTTCGGGATTGGGCACCACGCTGCTGCCACCGAAGGCATATTCCCAGCGCAATGGCACTGAGGCGACCGGTTGCGGCTCGGTCAGTTGCCAGCCACCGAACAGGCTGTGGCGGAATTGGCGAGGGCCAGTGAATTTCAGGTGCTTGTCCAACAAGTAATGGCGCGTCGGCGCATCGGCCCGACGCTTAAAAGCTTCTTGCCGGGCGGCTTGCCATACCGTTAGCTGATACTCGGTCAGCCGTTCGCCGGGGCTCAACGGCGTCGGCAGCGGCACCTCGATTCTGGGCGGCGGCGTCAGCGGCGCACTGATGCGCAGTCCTGCCGTCCACTGCGTTGCTGGTTGACCTTGTGGTGCGTAAGCATTACCCACCACGATCACATCACAACGCGGTTTGAACGGTGCCAGGTCACTTTCCTCGCAGACGCTGCTTGCCCCTTCCTCGCCGTAATAGCGATCAGCGGTGCACAGCGCCGGTGGGTTGTCGTCCAGCACTTCAGCGCGAAACTGCCCCGGCTGCCCGTCAATCGGCAGCAACCGATAACCCACTTTCATGACCAGCACCGGGTACTCTTGATCGTCCATACCCAGCGCGCTGAAACACAACGCATCGAAGGGCGTCAGATTGCGAAATTCCATGTCCGCCCCTCAGTTGATATCGACGTCTTTGCCGTTGATCTGCACTGCGCCAGTGGCGGTGAAATCGAAGGTGCGGCCATTGATCAGCACGGTGCCGTCGGACTTCATCACTAAAGTCGATTTACCGACTTTGATGCTCAGTTCATCCCCGGCGGTGATGGTGAATTTCTTTCCCACCACCACCGACTTGTGAATACCGATCTGCTCGCTCTGACTCAGCCCCACGGTGGTATTCATCGTCGCGCCAACACTGGTCTGATACGCCGCACCAATGGTCAGCGCCTTGGCCAGGCCGATGGTTTCCGCTTTGGCGAGGGCAATGGTCTCGGCTTTGTTACCGCCGATGGTCACGCTGCGATTGGCACCGATGCTGATGGTTTCGTTCTGGCCGACGTCTTCGGTGCGGTGGTCGCCAATGGACACGGTTTCGTTGTGCTCGACCCGCTCCTTGCGGTCATTGCCGACGAAGATGCCGTTGTTGTTTTTGATGTGGACGTTCTTGTCTTTTTCGGCATGGATAAACACTTCCTGGTGCCCAAGTTCATCCTCAAAGCGCAACTCGTTGAAGCCAGGTCCCTTATGAGTGCGGCTTTTGATGGTCATCCGCGTCTTGTGTTTGGGCAGCTCATACGGCGGCAGATTGGTTTGGCGGTAGGTGCGGCCCGTGGCGATCGGCTGGTCAGGATCGCCATCCAGGAAGCTGATGATCAGTTCCTGATTCACGCGTGGCACGGCCATGGCACCCCAAGTCGCGCCTGCCCAGCCTTGAGCGACACGGATCCAGCACGAGCTCTGGTCATTGTTTTTGTCCGAGCGGTCCCATGGGAACTGCACCTTGACTCGGCCCCATTCATCGCAATAGATCTCCTCACCGGGAGGGCCGACCACCGTGGCGATCTGCGGGCCGTCGATGCAGGGTTTGTTGCACAGTGGGGCTTTCCAATCCGAGGTCCAGCGGATGGCGCTGGCCTTCAACGTGTAGGACGTACCGAGGCCGCTACCAAACGATTCTTCCTGCAAGCTGGTGTGCTGCTTGCCTTCGTGCTTGATGGCGATGGTGCGCCAGCGGTCGTTGAAGTCCTCACGTGGATGATCGTTGAGGTCGAAGGCCAACCCCGGTTGTAGGCGTTCATCGTCGCCTTCCACATGGGCCAGCTTGGCGTCGTTGCGCAGGGCGGTCAGTCGGGTTTTGGTGAAGGGTTTCCCAGCGATATCGCGCTTGTAGCGGCCGGGGTAGTCGTAGCGTTCGTAATCCTTGTGCTGGTTGTTCAGGTCCTGGTCGCCAGTCGCCGTGTGCTGCTGGTTGTAGCGCGGGTGGGTGAAGGTGTAGTCGCGTTGCACCTGCACGGCGGTGCGCACTTGTTCGGTGTAGTGGAAGCGGGTCAACGCCGGTTCCTTGGAATCGCCGCCACCCATGGCCTGGTAGATCACCGGGCAATCGGTATGGGTGCCGATGGTGCCGAGGCCGCCGACGCGGTCGGTGAGGACCAGGGTGTGGCCGTCGGCGCGGTGTTCGAAGGTGTAGAGCAGGCCTTCTTCGGCAGCTAGGCGTGCGATGAAGTCGAGGTCGGTTTCACCAGCCTGCACGCAGTATTCGCGGGGTTGGTGCTCGAAGCAGATTTCGCTGCGGATGTCGGTCAGCTTCTGCTTGGCGAGCATGCTGGTGATGATGTCGGGCACGGTTTGGGCCTGGAAGATGCGCCAGTTGGAGCGCAGATCGAAACGCTTCAGGGTCGGCTCAACCACAGCGGTGTAGCGGGTGCGGCGAAAGCCGGTGTCTCCCTGTTGGAACAGGCTGACCAGCCCATGGACGTAGCGCACCGGGGTGTCGTTGCGCCAAATGGTGAACACCGCAGCCAGATCGAGCATGCGGTAGAAATCGATGGCCTGGTGGTGACTGACCAGCTCCAGTTCAAGTTTGAAAGGTTGGGACAGGCCTTCTTCAAGGGTGAACGAAACCACTTCGAAGGGATCGCCCCGCAGCGGTTCGAAGGTGTAACGCAGGTCGCTTTGACGGGGCATGAAACCTCCTTGTGGTGAGTCCGGATCAGTTGATCATCCAGCTGGCATCGCCGTTTTCCAGGATGCCTTCGTGGTCGGTGCTGTCGCCGACGCGGGCTACGGCTTTGCCGTTGATGATCATTGAGGGCGAGCCGCTGATGATCACAGCACCGCAGCCGAGGGTGTCGCCGACACGGGCGATGGCGCGGCCGTTGACGGTGACGTTGCGCGTGCCGCTTTTGACGGTGGTGGGGCCGCACAAAGGGCAATCATGGTCGTGTCCGACCAGAACGACGGCGGGCATAAAACCTCCAGAGAGCATCGAGTCTGTGAACATTCCGCCGCCTGTGCGGCGGAACGTGCCGGTTGGCGGTTAAGCCGGCTTGCGCCAGTCATCCGACGCTTCGGTACCGGCCACCACATGGCTCCAACTGACTTTGCGATAAGCCAGGCTGGTCTTGATCAGTTGGGTGTAGTTGGCGTTGCCGCTGTCCTGTGCGTGGGGCAGCACGGTGTCGATCTCGACGACGGTGGCGTCTTCCAATTTGGTGGTGAAGAAGTGCTCCTGTTTGCCGTCTCCAGAGGTGCGGAACCACTTGACCTCGACGGTCGGCAGCATTTCGCCGGTGGCCAGCGCCTGGTAGAGCATGGGCGAGGCTTTGCTCAGGGCGCTGGTGAAGATCAGCGGCTTGTGCACGCGCTGGCCGGCGGGCTGACCGCTTTGCGGGTCGGTAGGCGTGGTGATCTGATGGTCGATGGCCTGTGCAAGAATTTCATCCTCATGGCCTTCGACATAAACGTTGCCCACCGAATCAGCGGTGAACGCGCCCTTGGTGATATGGCCTTGGTTTTGGCCGTGGATGCTGATGTACGCGGGTGTTGGCATGACAAGCTCCTTGTCGCGATGATTAAACGACCCTGAGGTCGTGGGTTCTGGCCCAAGAGGCCATGGCTTTGCAGGCGCTCGGAATGAGCACGCTGAAAATCGGTTACAGGTTGAGAATTCGTTCCAGGGAGGCGAGCACTTCCTGGGTGATGCTGTTCAGGCGCATGGAGTAGATCGTGTAGGCGCAGGTCAGCACGACAGCGGCCAATGCCCATGGCGTCCACAATGGCCAGGCGCGTTTGATCCGGTAATTGCGCGGCGCGACGTTTTTCAGCGGGTCGGTCAGCCGTTTGGGCGTCTCGCCGCGCAGCGGGCGCAACAGTCCATGCAATTGGTTGATGATCTTCTGTATTTCGTCATCGCCCTTGCTATGGGCGCCGTATTTGCCCTTGAGGCCGGAGATCAGGCACTGGTACATGAACTCCAGCACATGCTGGTACCGGGCCGCTTCGGGGATCATGTTGTTCATGATGGTGAAGAACCGCTCACCGCCTCGGGTTTCCCCATGGAACTGGCTGAGCAATGAGCGTTCACTCCAAGTGGAGAGCCTGCCCCAGGTGGTGCGCATGACCACCTCGTCGATCAGCAGGCACAGGCTGTAGGAGTAGGCCTTGAGCATGCCGGCGTCGTAGTCGAGCTGGCTGACTTCTTCCATGATCGTGGTGATCTGGTTGCTGACGCTTTTGTACAGCGCGGGCACGTCATCGTGATGGTCCAGGCGGCGCAGGCGGATCACCAGGCCGATCAGGGGCGTGGCGGCATCGCACAGTGGGTTCCAGGCCAGGCCGCGCATGTCGAATTCAGGGTCTGCGAGCAGAACTGGGGCGTTTGGCTTGGCCTGTTCCTCCGCGAGGTCCGAACCCGTGCTGCTGGTGGCCTGCTGCAAATAGCTTAAGATTCGGTTGCTATCGTCCGTTGGCAGCGTGGGTTCGGTGGGCATGGTCTCACTCATCTTTCTCACTCCTGATCGCCCAGAACTGCAATTCCAGCTCCGGGAATTCGCCGGCAATGTGGAAACCAAATCCGCTGCCGCTGCTCAAGCCTTGCCACGCAGGGTGATGGCGGTCGAGTTCGAAGTAGCTGAAGCCGGCATGGAACGGCAGGTGCCGTGGCGCCACCGGCAACGGCAGCAGCGGAATGCCCGGCAGTTGCAGGCTGACCAGTTGTTCCAAACCTTCGGTGGAGCTGATCTTGATCTGCTTGGGCAGTTGCTGGCGCAGGGTCTCCGCTGGCAGTTCGGCGCGCACGGCGAGGATGAATTCGGCGTTGTCCAGCAGGCGTTTGTCGTTCAAGGCAGCGGTGCGTACGCCGTATTGCTGCACGACAATCGGCAGCGACACTGCACGCGGTTGCAGCACGGTGCCCAAAGCGCGGCGCAAGGTGTGCTCCAGGAGCTGGAAGGACTCGCGCAGGTTGTCGTGCTGGTAGGCCGGGTATTCCTGGGGCAGGTGGCCCTCGTCGGTAAAGGTGACCAGTTCGCCGCAGGCCTGGGCCAGTGCGATGTACAGCCGTTCCGGGTGGACCTGGCGCTGGCGAGCCAGGTGCTGGAACAATGGGAACAAGCGGTTGAGGGTTTGCAGCAGGTTGAAGTCGGTGACATCGGCCACACCCGATTGCCCCGGTGAACCGATGCGCTGTGCCAGGTTCTTGGCGCGCTCGCGCATCAGCCCGGCCACTTCACCCAGGTAGCGGTGCAGCGCCGGCACGGCTTGCACGGACAGGCTGGTGGGATAGAAATGCTCGTCCATCACCAGGCTGCCATCCGGGCGCTTGTCTTTGATTTTGCCCAGGGCGATGCCGGTAAAGGCACTGCGGTCGCTGCGTTCGAGCATCAGTTGCAGGTTGGGCACGGCCAGGTCCATGCCGACCTGATCGCCGTCATCGCTGTGGGTATCGCGGATTTCTTCGCGGCGGGCGATGTAGCGGCTGTTGCCGTAGCGGTCGGGCCAACGCACTTCGAGGGCGCCGTTGGACCGCAGCGGCAGGGTCAGATAGACGATCTGGTTGACTGCGCTGCTGTCGGCAATTTCCAGCGGCGCGGGTGGCGCCAGGTCGCGGGGGATATCAAAGACACTGCCGTCGGGCATGATTCCACACGCCTTGGTAAGGGCAACTTTGCCGAAGCTCAAATATTCGCTGTTCAGCTCCAGCTCGCTGAAGCCGTAAAGGGCGTCGTTCAGGCTGTGCATACGCTGATGCACGGCGGCTTCGGCGGCGCGGGCCTGTTGCTGAAAGTGCTGGGGTTTGACGAACAAACCTTCATGCCAGATGACGGGGTTGCGTGAACTCATCGGTGATTACTCAGGGCAATAGCGGCTGAAAAGGGCGTCATCGGGTTTCTCCCTTGAGGCTGATCTGGGTGGCGTCCAACTGCACCAGCACGGCGTATTGCCGGCCTTTGGGCTCGACCCGCATACGCTGTTTCCACTGGCCGACTTCGTCGTTGTGGTAGTTGGCGATGACCGCGATAAAGCGGGTGTCTTCATCCAGGGGGCGCAGGTCGACGAACTTGAATTGGCCGGGCTGGAGCAGGTAGTCGTCGGCGCGAATATAGGTGCTGCCCAGGGTCTTTTTCAGGTCCTCGGCCAGGGCCTGGGGGCTGGCGTTGACCAGCAGCGAGTCGTCGGTCAGCTGCAAGACCTTGAAGGCGATCGGCGTGGCGACGTGCTGCAGCGTCGGGTTGCCCCAGGGCGTGGTCAGGCTGACGCCTTGGGCGTCGTATTGGCCCAACAGCGTGTCTTCGAGGGGCGACATCTGCACCATAGGCTCAGGGTCCAAGGTCAGCGGCGACTGGGCCGGCACGCTTTCGTAAAGGCGGGTGAGCAGGGTTTGCACTTTGTCGGTCAGTGCCTGCGGGCTGCTCGCCTGAACGTTGAGGGTGTAGGGCGCGCGGCTCGCGTCTGCATCCGGGGCGGTGCCGGTGCTGATCAGGCGTGGGTTAACGTGGTCGCTGGCGTGCAGGCTCAGGGAGTAACGGCTGGGCTGATCGTCGGGGCCGCCGACCGGAATCGACGGGGTCCAGATCACCTGGCCGACTTTGCCGAGCATGGTGCAGCCGCCGAGGGTTAGGCAGGCCAGCAGCAACGTGCCCAGGCGCAGATTGCTGAACAGGCTGACGGGCTTCTTGGGTGCAGGCGCGCCAATGTCAGCCAGCGGTTTTGGTGGCTCTGCCGCAATCATCGCTCGCAGTGGATCACCTTGGCCCGTCAAATCCACGGGTTGGCAAAGGCGCTCGAACTCCGGGCAAGTGGCAGGTCGCGGATCGGGCAGGGGCAGGCTCGGTAACTCCTCCAAATGCCAGGCTTGCATGCCTTCCGGGTGACCGGCGAATAGCTCATCGAGTGACCGCTGACCTGGGGCGTGCTCGCCCAACTGCACCGCGACCCGATACGCCCCAATCTGCAACAGGTCGCCATCGTTGAGGCTCACCGCCACATTGCGACCCAACGGCAAATCATGGCCATTGGCGTAGGTGCTGCCACTGCGGTCGATCACGCAGAAGCGCCCTTCGACAACGCGGATTTCGCAGTGGTTGGGCTGTACGCTGTTGTGGCGATCCTCCAGGCGCCAGTCCGCCGCCGCACTGCCGATGCTGCCGCCCTGTGGGCCAAACCGGTGAAGGGGCAAATACCCGTGCAGCAACTGCGCAGGATTGTTGATAACCAGCGTCAGTTTCATGCGCGCCCCCGAATCCGCACCACGGCGGGATGACGTTGTTCTTGATGTTCGATAAAGCTGGTCCAGCCCAGGTGGGTGCCGCTGGCGCGTTGCAGGTTGAACGGCGGTACATCTTCTTCGCGCAGCCCCAGTTCCAGGTCGTAGGCGGTGGCATCGCGCAGCAGAAAATCCATCAATTGGCGCAAGCGCCCGAACTGATCGCCGCTGGGTAAAAACTGCCGAAAGCGCGCCTGGGTCAGGTTGGGAATGACGAGGGTGAACTTGCTGGCGCGGGTCTTACTGCGGTCACCCACCACAAAATCGCTGCCCAGGGTGCCGTTGCCCTTGCCCAGTGCCAGGCGCTGACGCTGCGGCAAATTTACCGAGCGCACCTCGAACTCGCGGATGTACACGCCGTGCAGATCAAAGCAATGCTCGACAATGCCGGACACTATCGAAGGCGAACGGCTGCGGCTGGCGATCAAGCCGGCAAAGCTCAGCAATCGGCCCCATGGCAGTGGCGTCGCACCGCGCAGGTCGTTGTCGTTCAGCCCGATCAGGGAAAACACGTAGCGCGAAAAGCGGTCGCTGGCCTCGGCCTGAAAGCGGATGTAGTAGCGGTACTTGCGCCAGCTGGTGTGCAGCAGGGTCAGCAAGCGATGATTGAAAAAATCCATGAACGCCGGGCGAATCCCGCGTTCCTGGGCCTGTTCGTAGGCCAGGCGATCCAGGTAATAACCGGGCAGCGGCGAGTCGGTGCCGTGCAGGCCAAAGAAACTGGTCTGCGAGCGATAGCGCACCTCTTCGCGGTCCTCCTCAATGCGTGCCGCCTCGACCACGTCCGAGGCTGGAAAGCCCAATCCCGCATGGCTTTGCAGGCGCACACGACGGCGCGCCGCCGCACTCAAGGGTTGCGCTTCCAGGTCATCGCCATGCAGGGCGTGCAGATGCTCCAGCAGACGGTGAAACGAGTAGTTCCGCGCGTCGGCCAGCAGCAGGTCGGCTAGATCACGGGTTGTCTGCCGGTCAACAGTGGCCATTCGTAGCACTCGTTGTTAGTGGTATTGATCACTTCCAGGCGATGGAAGGAATTGATGCTCGCGTACAGCGCAAAGAAGTGCGAAAGCACGCTGGCAAACAGGTACAACTCGCCCTCGCAAAGGAAGGCGTTCTGGTCCAGTTGCAGGCGGGTGTGCAGGCCGCGTACCGGCAGGCCCTTCATCAGCCAGTCGATGGGCGTGGTCACCGCGTCGTGGATGCCATTGAGGCGCTTGCGGGTGGCGCGGGCCTGTTGCAGGTCGTGCAAGGCGGCGAAGTCGTAGGCGCGGATTACCGCCTTGAGCGGCTCGGCCGAGAGCAGCGACAGGTAGTTAAGTGACAGGTTGGAAATCAGGGTCCAGTGCAGGCTGCTGTCCAGTACGGGCCGATAGCTGCGGGTCGGGGCAATCAGGTTGGTGTAGGTGGCAAACGACGGCGTGATTTCGGTAGACAGCGACACATCGCCTACGCCAAGCAACTGCGGCAGGTCACGATTGCTGCAGGTCAGTTCGATGGACGCTGCTTCATGCTCGCCGATGTACAAGCTCTCATCGCCACGCACAAAGGCGATGCGATGGCGCAAGCCCTCGCGGCCATGGGACTCTTCGATATGCGTGCGAAAGTACAGTGCGGTGCGGCCCCGTGCGTGCTCGATCTCATGCTGGAACGATTCGAAAGGGGTAAACCTGCGCAGTGGATCACCCTTGCGCTCCTTGTCGGCTGCGTCCCAGCCGGCCACTTGGTCGACGCTGAAAATCTCAAAGGCTTCGGGACGGTTGCCGCTGGGGCTGATGCGTCTTTCCAGGCTGCGACCGTCCAGCGCAATCGGGTTGGCATCGTGGCGGAACAGATTGACCGCCGGTGCGCAGTACAAATGCAGGTC
This window harbors:
- a CDS encoding DNA/RNA non-specific endonuclease, with the protein product MTEPLNININKSFVPYGGKVFASFENGWGVTVQVYEGKTLLTQQEMTYAEYVALQKEALPVPLPDYPDPRLNRSPGGTNANGNTIGRVVGETAPAAVPATQANPPTEAETDAEKGWWGSASPWVHGGLDALGFVPGLGAIPDLINAGIYAAEGDAVNASLSAVAAIPFVGDAIKGGVLVGKGVHRLGSEAAQQVAQKAAKEASERTEKETLERLAQQPELPKAKDGAKIKSDIITDGSHLQKGGKLKPDIKYRTGEHQYLYETDDLGRITKFTAEELKLTTRTTRLPHSSNTPGKQPGDHAGHLAGDRFGGSAKLDNLVSQSRKANLSDFAKLENKWAQAIKDGKKVSTEIKPNYTDKDVRPSSFTVKYSIDGKIVIKDFPN
- a CDS encoding DUF4150 domain-containing protein, with the translated sequence MADNVIARKQGKWKVVSIVPDVCKTPMGSAIPPVPYPVTAELNTATGVAKSVRANGKPMVVFDKSLVPTTKGDGAGAAKGIKSNTVGGKCYPLEKSSTVRAEGKLVVRHDDMFWMNGV
- a CDS encoding DUF2169 family type VI secretion system accessory protein, with product MEFRNLTPFDALCFSALGMDDQEYPVLVMKVGYRLLPIDGQPGQFRAEVLDDNPPALCTADRYYGEEGASSVCEESDLAPFKPRCDVIVVGNAYAPQGQPATQWTAGLRISAPLTPPPRIEVPLPTPLSPGERLTEYQLTVWQAARQEAFKRRADAPTRHYLLDKHLKFTGPRQFRHSLFGGWQLTEPQPVASVPLRWEYAFGGSSVVPNPEHAVDTNTPPYLLNEVCYSNPLGRGWIEKRQEDLGYHLDKPLRELPAPQIEPIHNPVWRLERVKHPEGELDAHGMAQVAASYKNQPTGFGIVGRAWAPRLPLAGSYDEVWQRERWPGLPRDFDFAYWNGAPVDQQIDFPPPAFRLELFNLTNPDLTPDGTLCVELPGHRPFVLMRLHNGAMLPLPMLTDTLRIDTETMTLALTHRISLPNHLGIRVLEARFETDPSAALIKRMNKEVL
- a CDS encoding type VI secretion system Vgr family protein; this translates as MPRQSDLRYTFEPLRGDPFEVVSFTLEEGLSQPFKLELELVSHHQAIDFYRMLDLAAVFTIWRNDTPVRYVHGLVSLFQQGDTGFRRTRYTAVVEPTLKRFDLRSNWRIFQAQTVPDIITSMLAKQKLTDIRSEICFEHQPREYCVQAGETDLDFIARLAAEEGLLYTFEHRADGHTLVLTDRVGGLGTIGTHTDCPVIYQAMGGGDSKEPALTRFHYTEQVRTAVQVQRDYTFTHPRYNQQHTATGDQDLNNQHKDYERYDYPGRYKRDIAGKPFTKTRLTALRNDAKLAHVEGDDERLQPGLAFDLNDHPREDFNDRWRTIAIKHEGKQHTSLQEESFGSGLGTSYTLKASAIRWTSDWKAPLCNKPCIDGPQIATVVGPPGEEIYCDEWGRVKVQFPWDRSDKNNDQSSCWIRVAQGWAGATWGAMAVPRVNQELIISFLDGDPDQPIATGRTYRQTNLPPYELPKHKTRMTIKSRTHKGPGFNELRFEDELGHQEVFIHAEKDKNVHIKNNNGIFVGNDRKERVEHNETVSIGDHRTEDVGQNETISIGANRSVTIGGNKAETIALAKAETIGLAKALTIGAAYQTSVGATMNTTVGLSQSEQIGIHKSVVVGKKFTITAGDELSIKVGKSTLVMKSDGTVLINGRTFDFTATGAVQINGKDVDIN
- a CDS encoding PAAR domain-containing protein, whose protein sequence is MPAVVLVGHDHDCPLCGPTTVKSGTRNVTVNGRAIARVGDTLGCGAVIISGSPSMIINGKAVARVGDSTDHEGILENGDASWMIN
- a CDS encoding Hcp family type VI secretion system effector; translation: MPTPAYISIHGQNQGHITKGAFTADSVGNVYVEGHEDEILAQAIDHQITTPTDPQSGQPAGQRVHKPLIFTSALSKASPMLYQALATGEMLPTVEVKWFRTSGDGKQEHFFTTKLEDATVVEIDTVLPHAQDSGNANYTQLIKTSLAYRKVSWSHVVAGTEASDDWRKPA
- the icmH gene encoding type IVB secretion system protein IcmH/DotU — encoded protein: MSETMPTEPTLPTDDSNRILSYLQQATSSTGSDLAEEQAKPNAPVLLADPEFDMRGLAWNPLCDAATPLIGLVIRLRRLDHHDDVPALYKSVSNQITTIMEEVSQLDYDAGMLKAYSYSLCLLIDEVVMRTTWGRLSTWSERSLLSQFHGETRGGERFFTIMNNMIPEAARYQHVLEFMYQCLISGLKGKYGAHSKGDDEIQKIINQLHGLLRPLRGETPKRLTDPLKNVAPRNYRIKRAWPLWTPWALAAVVLTCAYTIYSMRLNSITQEVLASLERILNL
- the tssK gene encoding type VI secretion system baseplate subunit TssK, yielding MSSRNPVIWHEGLFVKPQHFQQQARAAEAAVHQRMHSLNDALYGFSELELNSEYLSFGKVALTKACGIMPDGSVFDIPRDLAPPAPLEIADSSAVNQIVYLTLPLRSNGALEVRWPDRYGNSRYIARREEIRDTHSDDGDQVGMDLAVPNLQLMLERSDRSAFTGIALGKIKDKRPDGSLVMDEHFYPTSLSVQAVPALHRYLGEVAGLMRERAKNLAQRIGSPGQSGVADVTDFNLLQTLNRLFPLFQHLARQRQVHPERLYIALAQACGELVTFTDEGHLPQEYPAYQHDNLRESFQLLEHTLRRALGTVLQPRAVSLPIVVQQYGVRTAALNDKRLLDNAEFILAVRAELPAETLRQQLPKQIKISSTEGLEQLVSLQLPGIPLLPLPVAPRHLPFHAGFSYFELDRHHPAWQGLSSGSGFGFHIAGEFPELELQFWAIRSEKDE
- the tssJ gene encoding type VI secretion system lipoprotein TssJ — its product is MKLTLVINNPAQLLHGYLPLHRFGPQGGSIGSAAADWRLEDRHNSVQPNHCEIRVVEGRFCVIDRSGSTYANGHDLPLGRNVAVSLNDGDLLQIGAYRVAVQLGEHAPGQRSLDELFAGHPEGMQAWHLEELPSLPLPDPRPATCPEFERLCQPVDLTGQGDPLRAMIAAEPPKPLADIGAPAPKKPVSLFSNLRLGTLLLACLTLGGCTMLGKVGQVIWTPSIPVGGPDDQPSRYSLSLHASDHVNPRLISTGTAPDADASRAPYTLNVQASSPQALTDKVQTLLTRLYESVPAQSPLTLDPEPMVQMSPLEDTLLGQYDAQGVSLTTPWGNPTLQHVATPIAFKVLQLTDDSLLVNASPQALAEDLKKTLGSTYIRADDYLLQPGQFKFVDLRPLDEDTRFIAVIANYHNDEVGQWKQRMRVEPKGRQYAVLVQLDATQISLKGETR
- the tssG gene encoding type VI secretion system baseplate subunit TssG → MATVDRQTTRDLADLLLADARNYSFHRLLEHLHALHGDDLEAQPLSAAARRRVRLQSHAGLGFPASDVVEAARIEEDREEVRYRSQTSFFGLHGTDSPLPGYYLDRLAYEQAQERGIRPAFMDFFNHRLLTLLHTSWRKYRYYIRFQAEASDRFSRYVFSLIGLNDNDLRGATPLPWGRLLSFAGLIASRSRSPSIVSGIVEHCFDLHGVYIREFEVRSVNLPQRQRLALGKGNGTLGSDFVVGDRSKTRASKFTLVIPNLTQARFRQFLPSGDQFGRLRQLMDFLLRDATAYDLELGLREEDVPPFNLQRASGTHLGWTSFIEHQEQRHPAVVRIRGRA
- the tssF gene encoding type VI secretion system baseplate subunit TssF; translation: MDLKQRFAEELRYLRELGREFAEDNPQLAQFLGDQAGDPDVERLLEGFAFLTAKLGMKIDDDLPELTHPLLQMLWPNYLRPLPSATIIRFTPLPDAISQRQVIPKGTPLFAKPVDGISCQFRTCTDVNLYPLALQAVSDAHSREASVMCIDLKVLTEQPLTSMACDQLDFHLGGDNATALTLYLWLAHYLDSVTLHVDKQSFRLSAKDIGFPGFTADEALLPYPRNVFDGYRILQEYFVFPQRFDFFSLTRLAQVWPDVSATSLRFEFQFSRPMPPDIRLRTSDLHLYCAPAVNLFRHDANPIALDGRSLERRISPSGNRPEAFEIFSVDQVAGWDAADKERKGDPLRRFTPFESFQHEIEHARGRTALYFRTHIEESHGREGLRHRIAFVRGDESLYIGEHEAASIELTCSNRDLPQLLGVGDVSLSTEITPSFATYTNLIAPTRSYRPVLDSSLHWTLISNLSLNYLSLLSAEPLKAVIRAYDFAALHDLQQARATRKRLNGIHDAVTTPIDWLMKGLPVRGLHTRLQLDQNAFLCEGELYLFASVLSHFFALYASINSFHRLEVINTTNNECYEWPLLTGRQPVI